In Mucilaginibacter sp. KACC 22063, the genomic stretch AATGGATACACGTATCCGGCGCAGTGCGTTTGTTAAAAATGTGTTGTTCTGGCTCCCATTAAAAAAGTATTTCTGCACAAGTTGCTTAAAAGGCAGGTATGTGATGGACAAATACAATATATACAGCAACTATCCTCAGTAATTGTAAGTAAGTATTTAAGAGTTGGTGTAAATAATTTATTTTGCAGATAAATTGTTGTGCTAAATGGTATACTTACGTCGTATTGCTGCTTTTATTTTTTGCCTTTTATCATTAAGGTCAACGGCTCAAAATTCTTTTAAACTTGTACCGCTTGGCGTTTTGGGTGGAGCAGATGAAAGCAACTTATCCGCTTACATGCTGGCCCCGGCCGGTTCAAATAATTTCATATGCCTTGATGCCGGTACCCTGCACGCAGGTATAGAAAAGGCAATAGCCAACAAAGTATTCAGCGGAACTCCCGAGCATATATTAAGGCAATACATCAAGGGTTATTTTATCTCTCATTCGCATCTCGACCATTTAGCGGGTATGGTAATAAACGCACCCGATGATACAGTTAAAAATATTTACGGATTAAAAGATTGTCTTAAAGTTTTGCAGACGCATTACTTTACGTGGGAAAGCTGGGCAAATTTTACCGACGCAGGCGAAGCGCCAGCTTTAAAAAAGTTTCATTACCAGGAACTAACTCCAGGTGAAGAAATGGCCGTACCAAACACAGAAATGTCGGTAACGGCGTTCCCGTTAAGTCATTCAAACCTTACCAGTACAGCATTTCTTGTAAAATCAAAAAATAGTTATGTGCTTTACTTAGGGGATACCGGTGCAGATGAAATCGAAAAAAGTACCAATATGCATAAGCTTTGGGAGGCGGTTGCCCCTTTAATAAAATCAAAAACCCTTAAAGCAATCATGATCGAGACTTCGTTCCCTAACGAAGTACCAGATAAAAGCTTGTTCGGTCATTTTACCCCAAAGTGGTTAATGAAAGAGTTTGACAATCTGAGCTTACTTACAAGTAAAGATGAACTTAAAGGACTCAACGTTATTGTCACTCACCTTAAATTGCCCTATAGTAACACTGTGAAAATTAAACAGCAGCTAAAGGCCGAAAACAAACTGCAATTAAATCTGATCTACCCGCAGCAAGGCAAGGCATTGAATTTATAAGGGTTGGCCAATTCTTTCGATATGTTCTAACAAGTCGGCGTTGGAGATGTGATGGTAAATTGAAAGGTCGATTTTCTGAGGTAAAAGCAAGTCGTCCAGCATGATTGCTAATTTATTCAGATCCTGTAAAACGAGCTGGTCGCCTTTAAGTGTGATATCAATATCTGATGCTGATTTATAATTCCCTTTAGCCCTGGATCCGTATACAATAATCTCTTCTACTTTTGGATTAGTTGTTATTGTTTGCCTGATTTTTTCAATCACCTCATTTGATAAGCCGAACTTCATAGATCTAATGCTTGCTGATTGAAGCCTGTTAATTTAAGCTCAAGTTCTTTAAACAGTTTAAAATATACTTCTATAACGGCATCAGCTATTTCATCAGCAGTATCTTCATTATATGAATGTGAAGTAAGATTACGGCTTTTAAGCATGTCCATCCACTTTTCGCCATCAGTAATCAGATTTGCCCTAAACGCTTCACGGATTACATCACGCGAGCCCGCCATGTTTAATATTCCCTGATATTCGAGGTAATCCTTTAGCGTAGTCCACCCTAATTCATAAGTATACTCAAATGCTTTGATAAGGCCCTGCTCTTCAAGGTCAGATAAATCATTTTTAGTCACGAAACGCTCAAGTTGTGCAAGAGCTTTTTTGTAATTAGAAAAGCGCTGTTTCCAGCGTATATCTTCGTTAAAACTCATAATTTTCTATACAAATATATCAATTATCAAGCTTAGCCCTGGTGGCCAATATTGTTACGCACGAACCCATGATGGCAATGAAAGTGAATGATGCCCTTAGCGTAAATGCGCCTGCTAAAAAGCCAATGGTAGGCGGCCCGATCAGGAAACCTACAAAGCTAATTGTAGATACGGCTGCAATTGCTGTACCTGCCGACATTGTTTTTGATTTACCTGCTGCACTGTAAACCAGCGGAACAACTGAAGATACGCCAAACCCAACTAATAGAAAACCGATAATAGCCGTGATGAGGTGAGGAAATGCCACTGCCACTGCCAGGCCGGTAGCTGTAAGTGCACCGCTAAGTTGCAAAGTGCGTTTAAGCCCGAATTTATGCGCAAACCAGTCGGCAATAAAGCGCCCCGATGCCATAGTAAGCATAAATGCGGTATAACCTGCGCCTATCCAGGCTTTATCAGCCATGATGATCTTTTTAAAATAGATCACGCTCCAGTCAAACATAGCCCCCTCACATATCATAGAACAAAAGCCGATAAGGCCAAGCTTGATCAGCGAGCGGTCTGGCATTATGAAGGCCGGTGTTTCAGCGTTTTTATTACGGTCGTTATGCAGGTTTTTCCAGCATAAAATAACAGCTGCCGTAGTTATTGATGCAATGATTGTGAAGTGATAGATGGGCGCAATGCTTTTAGCGATCATAAAAGTACCTATACCTGCGCCAGCAAAACCTGCAAGACTCCACAACCCATGGAAGGATGCCATAATAGGCTTAGTGTATAGTTTTTCAGTAGCAATGGCCTGCGTATTTACAGCAATATTGGTCATGTTACCTGCAAAGCCAAAACATACCAGTATTACGATAAGATAAAAAACCTGGTTTACACTGCCAAGGCCAATCAGGGCAACAGCATAAATAATTAATGCAACAGAGAGCATGCGGCGGCTTCCGATTTTATTTACCAGCCATCCAGAAACGGGTAACGAAATCATCAACCCCGTAGGCAACGCAAGTAGCACGCCCCCTAAAGCAGCATCGTTAAGAGAAAGCTTTTGTTGTATAGTTGCTATACGCGATGCCCAGCTGGCAAAGCACAAGCCAGCCATAAAAAACATGGCGCCAACCGCCGCACGTATAATTTTAGCTTTAAAAGTTTTTGCACGAGTATAAGCCGCATTAGTTTCGCTTTGCATAATTTTGCTTAGTTGTTACAAAAATACATTTACTTAAACTTGGTTTTACTGTTATTGAAACAATACAACCAATAAATAATTAAGCTTTTATGGCACAAGTAGTAAAAATCTATAAGGCTGTTGATGCACACATGGGCGACCTGATCACCTATCGTGCTTTACCGACACAATATATCGATTACATTGATCCTTTTTTGTTTTTAAATCATCATGGCCCGCAGGTGTATAAACCGCATAACCGTGGACTACCTTTCGGCCCACACCCGCACAGGGGTATGGAAACCGTTACTTTCATGATCGACGGTGATATCTCGCATAAAGATAACAGCGGGCACGAAAGCGTGATTGGTTCAGGCGGTATACAGTACATGCGTGCAGGTCGCGGTGTTATCCACTCTGAAGTATCGTCGGATGAATTTAAGCAAAATGGCGGTCCGCTCGAAATTTTGCAGCTATGGCTTAACCTGCCTGCCCGTTTAAAAATGTCGGAGCCTTTTTATATCGG encodes the following:
- a CDS encoding MBL fold metallo-hydrolase is translated as MVYLRRIAAFIFCLLSLRSTAQNSFKLVPLGVLGGADESNLSAYMLAPAGSNNFICLDAGTLHAGIEKAIANKVFSGTPEHILRQYIKGYFISHSHLDHLAGMVINAPDDTVKNIYGLKDCLKVLQTHYFTWESWANFTDAGEAPALKKFHYQELTPGEEMAVPNTEMSVTAFPLSHSNLTSTAFLVKSKNSYVLYLGDTGADEIEKSTNMHKLWEAVAPLIKSKTLKAIMIETSFPNEVPDKSLFGHFTPKWLMKEFDNLSLLTSKDELKGLNVIVTHLKLPYSNTVKIKQQLKAENKLQLNLIYPQQGKALNL
- a CDS encoding nucleotidyltransferase family protein; this translates as MKFGLSNEVIEKIRQTITTNPKVEEIIVYGSRAKGNYKSASDIDITLKGDQLVLQDLNKLAIMLDDLLLPQKIDLSIYHHISNADLLEHIERIGQPL
- a CDS encoding nucleotidyltransferase substrate binding protein — translated: MSFNEDIRWKQRFSNYKKALAQLERFVTKNDLSDLEEQGLIKAFEYTYELGWTTLKDYLEYQGILNMAGSRDVIREAFRANLITDGEKWMDMLKSRNLTSHSYNEDTADEIADAVIEVYFKLFKELELKLTGFNQQALDL
- a CDS encoding MFS transporter gives rise to the protein MQSETNAAYTRAKTFKAKIIRAAVGAMFFMAGLCFASWASRIATIQQKLSLNDAALGGVLLALPTGLMISLPVSGWLVNKIGSRRMLSVALIIYAVALIGLGSVNQVFYLIVILVCFGFAGNMTNIAVNTQAIATEKLYTKPIMASFHGLWSLAGFAGAGIGTFMIAKSIAPIYHFTIIASITTAAVILCWKNLHNDRNKNAETPAFIMPDRSLIKLGLIGFCSMICEGAMFDWSVIYFKKIIMADKAWIGAGYTAFMLTMASGRFIADWFAHKFGLKRTLQLSGALTATGLAVAVAFPHLITAIIGFLLVGFGVSSVVPLVYSAAGKSKTMSAGTAIAAVSTISFVGFLIGPPTIGFLAGAFTLRASFTFIAIMGSCVTILATRAKLDN